In Apodemus sylvaticus chromosome 7, mApoSyl1.1, whole genome shotgun sequence, the sequence GAATTCCTTCGAATGACACAAAATGGTACCCAGTTGCTGAACTTCACACTGGACAGGAAGAGTGTCTCTGTGGATGGTAAGGCACCCTGGTCACTGGAGGCAGGATGACATTTCCAGCCAGAGGTTCttagatttattctttttattgaagGTATAATGTGTGATGTCTAAATGATTTTAGATTTTGAATGAAAACGTTAAATAAAGCAAGGGTAGTAAATGGCAATTAATTGTAAATATTAtgttattttgataaaatataaatagttAATTTAAACAGTATATTTTTACACTATTCTATTTCTCTATATTTCtggaaagttttatttaaaagaataaccAGGCATAGTGATGAATATCTTTAGTCTAAGTTCTgtgtgggcagaggcaggtagatctctgtgagttcaaggtcagccttctATAAATAGTAGGTTTAGGCCAGCTTGGACTAAATAATGAGACCCTACATCAAAGGAACAAAActttgaaaacagaaatgaaagaataaaatatgccTAAGGGTGTATCTCAATAGTATAGACCTCCTCTCCCACGTTTAAGACCTTGGATTTTACACTGAGCTTCAAGAAGTGAAGAAGActggccaggcatgatggcacacacctttaacctcagcactcagtaggcaacagcaggcagatctctgagttcaagttcagcctggttTGCAAAGAGAATTCCAGgagagctagggctacacagagaaactttgtcttgaaacacaaaagaaagacatactcacatacattctccattttatttatttccagggTATTCTCAAAACAGAGATGATGATGTGATGAAGAATTCTGGTAAGGTTCAGAATGACCCATGCCTGGAGTATCCCAGGGAGCCCCTCCTCTGTAACCTTGTCATAGTGTGCTATGTGCAGAGGGTCATGATGAAAGAGGGTCAAACTGTGGCAAAGACTCTTGAGGTAGAGTGCACACAGAGTTTTTGTACTGCTTGAGGCCCATACAGGAAGAAATGGGATATGGAGTCATGGTACTGAACCATTAAGCTGTTTCCACAAGATTCTTACCCAACATCAGGCTGTACAAGGATCAGGAAAAATTGCAAGGATGTGGCAATGGAGGGTTCACTCCAGTATTTGTTTCCTCAGGTCTTCCTTTCTGGGCTATCATTCTCATCTGCTTGATGGTACTACTGGTGCTCATCACATGCCTGATGTGCTGTTTCCTGGTGAGCcataaaatgggggggggggggagtagtcCTGTATTCTTAACACTGAGTAGTTTAGAACTTTTAAACAGGCCAGCCTGTTTGGTTTAAGACAGTCTACATGAATGGCAATGTTCTCAAAAAATGATGTTGTCCGGTAGTGATATAGTCATGCAGGCTTGTTTAAAGACCATCTTTAATAATTGTATACTGAAGCTGTGTTTATAAAATAACATTCTAAAGTTTTGTAGTAGCCTGTCTACTATGTATACACAACTCTTTCGTTGGTGATATGATTTGGAAAATTATCTTCTAGATTGTATATGGCTAGCTTTATAATTCTTTTCTAATTTAGTGCTATTGATATTCAAATTCACCAGGTAGCTAAGGAGAATCATGTGTTCAGAATCTTCCAGTTTCTTCCCCTTGAGTGATGGGATgacaatcaaaattttaaaaatagttattttatttttatttggtaaaTAATGTGTATTTGTATAAGTTGTGATATATGCATAAAAATGACTAAGACAAGTAAAGATTATCTTAATTTTATATGCTGTGAATCCTACATTGaatatttctgatatatatatatatatatatatattatattcagtATACTCAGCATGTTCTATACTATATCTGAATATTCTAACATTAGTCACTAGTGAAATACACAAAGAATGATatcacaaaattaataaaatgataacTAGAAGGCTGAGACTGGTAAGTACAGGTGAAGATATGAAGTAATAGGAACTCTTACTGAGACCTGGTGGAATATATATTGGTAATTTCTTTGAGAGTTGCATTTACTTGCCACAGGACATAACCATCCCAATCTTAATAATTTATGCAAGAGAAATGAGCATGCCTTTCTAAATGACTTGTGCAGGTTCAAGCAGAAGAAATTCCAGTACTATAAAGAGGAGAAAGATACAAAGTCTCAACCCCTAGTCAGGAAGATAATTGAAAATGATACACTctgataaaggaaaaaaatcattttcctcCAATTAACTATCACGAGGTATATCAATTATACTCCAGAGCAGGCCTATGGCCAGAAGTATTTTTGCCAACACAGAGTGAAAGACCTTTGGgggatgttttaaaatttttttgtcttactgggtttttgaatatttttattttattttttgaaataaagaaGGCAAAATGGCATGAGGTTGAGTGGTTAGAGAATTGGAGAAGATCTGGTAGGAgctatggaagaaaaaaatataatcaaaatacatatgAAAAATGTTCTTCAAAAGACTATGAAAAGACAACACATATTACAAAGGCAAAAAATGTACATAACTACATTTTTAGTTATTgtcacaccaaaaaaaaaaagagaagaaaaatgaaagaactcagtctaaaaacaaaacaaactcagtttCCACCATGAGATATATCTTAATAATTGAGGGCTATTCagctataaaataatgaataattgATTTATTGAAACGTAAAACATCTCAGAGATTGTTACAAAATTGCAAAtggcagagaaggaaggattATGACAAAGCAGAACACAACTAGCAATGATGAATGGGAGTATCTCTTTTCTAAGTTATGATTCAGGGAGTTGTATTAAAAACTTATCaaatcatttgtttcttttttgaatcaGAATTTTATTGTATAGCCCAGTGTTAAATTAGCAGTCTTCCTAACTCAACTCCCTAATTTCTGGGAGTAGAGATGCATCCCACTGTTCCTGACTAAATCTTTAAATGTGTAGACTTTATTGTATGTCAGTTGTTTCTCATTTAAGCTAGGAGAATGACAGAGGGGGGGGGAGCACAGGAATCAGGATGAGAGTGAGATGAGAACAAGATTCGTAGGAAAGAGATTGTATATAAATAGATAAGTTCTAGATAATTAAAAGTATATAGATATGATTGACAAATGCTAAGTAACAGAAGGATATGCAGATGGTTGAtagtaaatgtatatataacagataatacattattattaatacatggcagataataaaaataatagaatcaTAAATGATTACAAGATGATAGATAACTCAGATGCAACTAGTAACATAAGCAGTGAATAGGTTATTGATGAGTTATAGGCAATTCTATATGTGACTGAAAGGTAAGTGCTTGCTGAATACTAATTAATtcagaacaaagaagaaataagagatATATGAATAGAGTAATAattaagagaagagaaggaagaagggacttTTAAGGGAGAAAcctgaacagaaaaagaaagaagagacatatTAAGTCTTTGGCTTTGACTGTGTTTTCATTCCTGATGTCTCCTCTACCTGGGTGACTGGCTAATTCATTATGTCTTCTGCTGATCCTCTTAGGTGACTGTCTGcaggagaaaaaaggagggagactACCAAGTTCAACGTCATCGCCTAGCTTATTATTTGTCTCACCTTGACCTGAGAAAGCTACAGTGACTCTACCTTCCAGTGATGCCTCTTCCCTAGCAGGGTTCAAGGAATAAACCACATTAGTCAGACTCAGCATCTTTGACTTTCTTGActtgatccatgagcatgtccCTGGGGACTAAGTGAGCATCCTCCTCCTTGGTTAAGCTCTGAAAGAGAGTGTCCATTATAGTCTGTAGCCTCATAGTATGTAATTCTTCAGAGACAGCAGAAGGTGTGAAACTggttgtattagttacttttcttgctgCTAAAGCAAAATATGTCACCACAGCTACTTAAACGGttaatttggcttacagttccagggggACACAGTCTTTTTATGGTAGGGAAAAAGGTTGCTGGCTGGAGCAGGAACCAAATTGGTCATATTACATAGGTAGAAACAGAATAGGAAGTGGGAAAAGCCTACAATACCTCAAATCACATCAGTCTATTAACCTCTTCTTCCAGCAGCTCCATTTCCTAAAATTCTCACAACCAATTTGAATCTTATCAACATATAAAGAGACCAAAGTATTAATTATGTGAAACCATAGGGAgcaattttcattcaaaccatagcaTCAGCATATATATTGTCTTGATGTAAAATGAACACACCGCTTCAATGTGGTGTGTCTTTTCTTAGTCACTTACCATATGGCTTCTGTTCACTTCAGTGTCAGCCATCACACTACCAATATGTGCTTCTCCAACTCCCCCAACCCATGAAGCCCTACCCATCTCAGATTTCTCTTACATGTATATTCTCTGAGTCTATCTTCTGCAGGACTTCAACACAAATCCTCTTGGGTTGTTACCCTCTTCCCCTTGTGGGATCCATGGATTATCCAAGAGAGGaagtaaatgaaatgaatgaGTAGGTCAGAAATGACTCCACAGTCAGATTCAGAACTTGGGAACTGAATTCTTTATGGAAGTCTGATTCCCTGAGTAATGTCACAGTTTTCTAAAGATTGTATATGGTTTGAATGGGAGGGATCAATAAAATATTGGGGAAGATAATGATGGAAAGAAGCCAGTGATTTGTTTATCTTCTTACACTGTGAACACAAGTGAACAGTATAGACTAGTTACACACATATCCTGCTTTGGATCTAACAGAACCCATTAATGACATgtgcacatttttaaaattttaaaaacatatatatttgtttatgtggCTGTTTATCTATGTGTTATATCACTTccatgcaggtgcctgcagaggcctgaAAAACATATCAGATGCCCCAGAAATGATGGTTGTGTTGGGAGCTATGAGATGTAGATGGTCGAAAtagaacttgggtcatcagggaGTCATATGTGCTCTTAAGATGActtctccacattttaaaaatcttaagtgATTATAAACAATGGCTAATAATCAAATTGACAGTAATACCACCATTGTAAACTTTCTTTACATGTCAGTCTACTTAAGCAGTTTTTCTTTGACAGTAAATACAAGACGACAGTTAACTTATTTATAATTATCATCATATACTTATTATAGTTATACACTAATTATCAATTTCCCAAAGAagcataatttaattttattgaaacaTGATAGTTGATGTGATTTTTAGTTGTGAAAATAATATCACATAGTTGGGGACAAGATTTGGCATGGATTAAACACAACAGATGGTAAATTCTGTATATGTTATCTTCGTCATACTCCCCCAATGGCTTAAGTGTCCATTGCAAATCTTTTGAATGCAATCCTCAGGTGTTTTCTAGTTATTTTCTCTAACATAAACATTACATTTAGGGTGAGGGAGACTCTGGATTCTTAAGAAGttggtgctggagaaatagccccacagttaagagcatatactgttattcctgttcttttcccATTATCCACActggacagctcacaaccacctgtaattccagtcacCCTCCTCTGACCTTTGAAAGCACctgcttacacatacatgtgtatacacagtcacacatatacatgaacacacaaataaaaataaatgtttatttttttaaaaggacattGATGACTGAGAAAGTTAGATTCATAGGGTCTGTTTCCAAGGATAAACACAGTAAATAAGTGCTAGCCACAAAATAATATCCAATGTATCTGTGCGCTGATTCGGTGGTTAACGAACTAGATAGGTGAGATGGCTTCTTTGGTTTCTCAGAGATAAGTGTTTGGATTTTACCAGGAAAACTCACAGATCACAAAGGCAACAGTTTTGGAAATTAAGAGTAAGAAGCATTCTGGAAATATGGGCTCCCTCTATCTCCATAAATGGAGTCAAGTTGTTATCAGCATAGGTCTTATGGGCATGGGTCTTTTTGCCTCCTTTGCTTCCAAATAGAGACTTTGCATTTTTCCTCTTTTGTACTTCCACCTTCTGCCAGAGGAGGATGGAGCATGAAGCTGCACTTCAGATGCCACCACCCTGATCTTGAAATTCCAAATCTTCACAATTGTGAAAGAATAAATTCATTATTAGTTGAGTGGCATGTGGCTTTCTTTCTGTTATAGCATTATCCCATGGACAAAGACATCAACCTTTTGAGGTTTATTTACATGTTATAGCTGAAGAATAAAGACTTAAAGACATGAGATAGACAAatcaagaaggaaaagaattacTTAAGCTCAACTTACTGATCTAGACAAACTATATAGAAAGAAATAGAGGCAGCCTGGAAAAAAGAGCACACACCAGTAATGCCAGCATTCAGGGCACTAAGACAGGAGGAGTACATGCTCTAAGGCAGACTCAGCTACTCAGTAAGACcctgcagaaaagaaaagaaggagagagagagagagagagagagagagagagagagagagagagagagaaatctaggTACACAGACTAAATTCTAAATTAATCTACCACAAGTGTTCACTGAAAGTATaccaagaagaaaaaggaaatggaaaaacagaATACCATTggaatgaaaaaaatcagtaatgaaaatgTATATCTAAATTACTTTTACAACACATGCTAATTATAACTCCATATGAATACCAAACAGTAAATACAGTAGACAGAAAAGGAAGTTTTAAAGTACTTAATTTCTATGACAGTTGTAAGTACCTTattctattacattttaaaaaacttcaAGTAATAGAGTGTTGCCAAGACTATAAGTTGCACTCCACAAAATGATAGATAGCAAGGACCCCACAGCTAAAACCAATACCTACACAATTCATTGCATATAGAGAATTTGAACCAGTGCCTCCATAGAGCCTTAACCCCTAACTCCAAGTGTCTTCAGTGTAGAGACACTCTGCATGCTAACAAAGGAGAAACACCAAGCTGTATCTGGAAACTGTCTATGCTAAACTCTGGGTATTTTAACTATATGAAATAGTGAGTAGAACTCCACCATTGTCTTGCTGTTTCCTGACTGCACATACAATGTGAGCAACAGCTTCACCCTTATGCTAAGCCATCTGTCCCCTCAAGTTGTGAatcaaaataaactttcttcaagttacttttgttatatattttattagtgGTTAGAAAAGTAACACATGATAGGTGTTAATTTGATTAAAAATCATCTTACTATACATATGTATCAAAACAGTGTTCATATGCTTTACTAAAATTAACTGCTGTCCTCACCTACATCAAGGAAACATTTCTTCACAACAGACAGATACCACTAATGAAAGCTACAACCAATCAAAGCACAAaattgtggagcccagtcccaataGATACACGTACAATACAATTCCTGCACCAAAAGTTCAGTGATCATTGCAGAGGAAGGAACAGAAACCTTGTAAGGGCCAAAAGAAcagagagtttgctgtgagagGTGCCTCCTAGAATATCAGAAGCCACAATAacttctaaaacattttaaatgaaactcaAGGTTGTTAAACAACTACTAAATGATGGCTTGAAAGTTAAAAGTACATGTGGGTGTTTGAGAAGACAGGGGATTTGTCTCCTGTGTGACAGCCCATAATTGTCTATAATTTTAGTTCCAAAGCATCCAATGTCTTTTGCCTTCCACAGGCCCAAACTCCACACACTATTAAgaggcatacatgcagataaaacactaatacacataagcattttaaataaaatagtaaaggAATATAGGACTATAAAGAGTGAAACAAAAATCTTTCTCACATCAATttctcatttcaaaattaaattattggggctggagagatggttcaatactTAAGAGCACTTATTACTCTTACAGAGATCCAAGTTTGGCACCAATCAATGGCTCACTACTACCTCACTACAGCTCCAGGAAATATAATCCCCTCTTCTAGCCACTGCATGCACCTATTCTCACATATTTAtatcaacagacagacagacataaacacataattaaaaatttgtttatggttccatgtatatctatatactgtgtatgtgtgtacctggtaTCCATAGAGACTAGAAagggacattggatcccctggtgATTGGAATTGCAGATTACTACAGACCACTATGCAGactttggaaattgaacttgggtcctctgaagagtagccatgctcttaatcacagaggtatctctccaactcctaaaataattttaaaaaaataaaaattactgggCTGGGTGATGTAGCTCTATGAGTGGGAAGTCGGGTTCAATATTTAgtataaagaaagaaacaggggTAGAGTAAGAGGAAAAAGTAGTAAATTGTCATTTGTAATTTTTGTATTACACAAagacatttaataaaatattgttaaGTTTAAAGTTTCAAggtctcaaaacaataacaaaagatacTGCGAAGAGGTGTTAAAAGAAGGCCATGCCCCATTGCAGCTTCAGCATCTCCTCCCCAGCCCTGCACCACATTATGTTTTTAAGTTTGCCTTCCTTGACACTCTCACTTTTTCTGCCTCATTTGCTAGCTTGTGTGCAATCAGCGCCACTGCCAGTCTTTCTCTTgctattttcacttttctttcctgGTTGATAATATCCTCTTCTGTGACCAGAAATTCTTTGCAAAGAATCTGCGGGCCTGCTTCTGgaatcatcttcaacaaatgtggAGATGACTCAAGGCTGGGCATGGGTCTGGGGTCAATGCTGTTGGCTTGAGTAGCTGAAGCAGAGGCATCTGTGTCTTTAGGTGTGAGGTCTTTCAAAGCCTTGGTAAGGTCTAACGTGCTCAAAAGTTCTCCTGCACTGCTGTAGGCCTGGAGTCCTTGAAGTCTCTTCTGCCAGTAGGCTTGTTCTGGCTTCTCCAAGGTCTCCTCCCACTGATAGTATCTTACCTCATTGCCCAGATGGGATGTGATTTTAGTGACTGGCCTCTTGAATGTATAACTAGACATCCTCAAGGGGATTGAGGTATTTAAACAAGGCTTTGATGGGTTCTCACAGTCACATTGCTTCCTCTGTGAAGTTTTGCCCATCTGACTCCTTTCTTAGTCCTATGAACATAAGTCATGAAATTGGATCAATGTGTCAGAAGGCTGCCTTCTTTTATTACTCATGTGTTATCTATCAATTATTTATGCTGCTTGTAATAcccacctgcctcctcctcctctccctctaatGATACATTTGACCTATATTAATAAACATCAAACAGATCTAAGTCGAGCACAGAAAGCTCAAAGTCAAAGCTCTCCCACAATTGGCAAAACTCTCTCTTTTCTGAAgtgtatttttagaatttttggcTCTACTGACAACTGCTTGAGCCCTTACATTCCCTGCCATGATACACAGTTCCCAGTTTTCCTCTAAGTCTCTAATATTGTCATTCTTCTGTTATTTGATTATGAATTTGTTATGAACCACATGATTTTTATAGCTCTTTTAACACCTAAGTCAATAGTGAAATTAGATCATAAGAGCCAGATGTTGGGAAAGAGTACTACACAAAGTGTCTCCTGGACAGGACAGGGCCATTGCAATTGAACTCACAGTAGCTTTAATAAATTCTTGTTCAAAACCTGTATAAGACCAGGACAGCCAACATTACAGCACAGATGTGGAAGAAGGTCATGGCAGCTGATGGCTGCTGAGGGAGGAACGGtgagttttcttcagggatgtggcCCCTGTTGGGTTGCTCCAGTTGATggcacagcacacatgcatatactggGAGCACTGATAACTTCCAGTAGGTTAAAAAAGGACAATGAGATGGGAAGAATTGATGAGAGTATTTGGGCTAAAGAGAGGCATGGAGGGGGTGAAATAGAAGAATGATATGATCAatttatttcatacatgtatgaaagtttcaaagaatgtttatttaaaaaaatataaaactaccGATAATATCACTCTTGAAGAATCACTATAAAACCTGAGACATATTTATCAACCCAAATGGTCatgttaaaaataagtaatttagaAAGTCTATTCACAgaccagagctgatcctgtgccacagcagtCCATATCCAAATACCCACTGCTGGAAGAGAGTCTCTCAGGAGTGTGGACATGCCTGTTAGCACACAAGACCATTACTTCTGctaagagggacccacccagGAGACTTCAGGCCATAAGAACAGAGGAGCAGTCTGGGAGAGGATTCTTCCAGTTTACATCTGGTGTGCTCTGGGAGCTGATGGTGTGCCACAgcgctccatacccaaatcccatcaggaaagagctggtctcccaggagtgccaacacacctgtgaacacaggttaagaccaccacttctgctcaaattcctggcccaagagggtcccaacccagagccatcaggacatagAATCCAAGGAACAGCCTAGGACAGGAACTTtacagtttccatctgcaccccggAGCTGACTCTTTGCCACAGCTCTCCAttcccaaattcctcctggaaagAACTGACACATGTttgagtactgacacacaggcttgcaggagggacaagccacactcagagacagcaagaccaactgaCACAAGAGATAAAACAGATGgtaagaggcaagggcaagaatataagcaacagaaaccaaggctacttgga encodes:
- the Mbd3l1 gene encoding methyl-CpG-binding domain protein 3-like 1, yielding MGKTSQRKQCDCENPSKPCLNTSIPLRMSSYTFKRPVTKITSHLGNEVRYYQWEETLEKPEQAYWQKRLQGLQAYSSAGELLSTLDLTKALKDLTPKDTDASASATQANSIDPRPMPSLESSPHLLKMIPEAGPQILCKEFLVTEEDIINQERKVKIARERLAVALIAHKLANEAEKVRVSRKANLKT